In Alistipes ihumii AP11, a genomic segment contains:
- the asnA gene encoding aspartate--ammonia ligase — MSLYIPKKYRATLMPEMMEQAIKQIKDSFQTMLAEELDLRRVTAPLFVRSGTGINDDLNGTERAVRFAVPALGGADVEIVHSLAKWKRIQLGAYGIPAGFGLYTDMNAVRADEELDNIHSIYVDQWDWERTIRAEDRNLEFLKGIVRRIYSVIRSQERRVYETYRHITPVLPEEIVFVQSEELLREFPHRTPAERETEAARRYGAIFVIGIGGRLSDGKKHDGRAPDYDDWTTPTPGGYCGLNGDIVVWNPVLERAYEISSMGIRVDREALLRQLDLEGCPERAGLEFHRALLEERIPLSVGGGIGQSRLCMFLLRCAHIGEVQASLWPDQMKTECMKYGIFLK, encoded by the coding sequence ATGTCACTGTATATTCCGAAAAAATATCGGGCTACATTAATGCCCGAAATGATGGAACAAGCCATCAAACAGATCAAAGATTCGTTCCAGACGATGCTCGCCGAAGAGCTCGACCTGCGTCGGGTGACGGCACCCCTTTTCGTCCGCTCGGGGACGGGCATCAACGACGACCTGAACGGGACCGAACGGGCCGTAAGATTTGCGGTGCCTGCCTTGGGCGGAGCCGACGTAGAGATCGTACACTCGCTGGCCAAGTGGAAAAGGATACAGCTCGGGGCTTACGGCATTCCGGCCGGCTTCGGCCTTTACACCGACATGAATGCGGTTCGGGCCGACGAGGAGCTGGACAACATCCATTCGATTTATGTCGATCAATGGGATTGGGAACGGACAATCCGCGCAGAAGACCGCAATCTCGAATTCCTCAAGGGGATCGTTCGCAGAATTTACAGTGTGATCCGCAGTCAGGAACGGCGGGTATACGAAACATACCGCCACATTACGCCTGTCCTGCCAGAGGAGATCGTTTTCGTCCAGTCCGAAGAGCTGCTCCGGGAGTTCCCGCATCGGACACCGGCCGAGCGCGAGACCGAGGCGGCTCGACGATACGGTGCCATTTTCGTCATAGGGATCGGCGGCAGACTCTCGGACGGCAAGAAACATGACGGCCGTGCCCCGGACTACGACGACTGGACCACCCCGACACCCGGCGGATATTGCGGGTTGAACGGCGATATCGTGGTGTGGAATCCCGTGCTCGAACGGGCCTACGAGATTTCGAGTATGGGCATCCGAGTGGATCGCGAAGCCCTGCTGCGTCAGCTCGATCTGGAAGGGTGCCCCGAGCGGGCCGGACTGGAGTTTCACCGGGCGCTGCTCGAAGAGCGCATCCCGCTCTCTGTGGGTGGCGGCATAGGCCAGTCGCGTCTGTGCATGTTCCTGCTACGCTGTGCCCATATCGGGGAAGTACAGGCGAGCCTGTGGCCCGACCAGATGAAGACCGAATGCATGAAATACGGCATTTTCCTCAAATAA
- a CDS encoding glutamine synthetase III has protein sequence MSTLRFQMVGEAIRRKALDVKAPANHVSEYYGINVFSGDKMRKYLSSKVCEALEETMRDGKPLSREIADSVAAGMKQWAMDMGATHYTHWFQPLTGGTAEKHDAFVEYDGRGGMIEEFSGKLLIQQEPDASSFPSGGIRNTFEARGYSAWDATSPAFVVDTTLCIPTIFISYTGESLDYKVPLLKALEAVNKAAVEVCRLFDPKVNKVHSYLGWEQEYFLVDEGLWAARPDLMLTGRTLMGHESAKNQQLEDHYFGTIPTRVMAFMKDLEYECYKLGIPVKTRHNEVAPNQFEVAPIFEETNLANDHNLLLMSVMRKVARRHSFRVLLHEKPFKGINGSGKHNNWSLGTDTGINLLAPGKTAGENLQFIAFVVNVMMAVHKHNGLLKAAISSATNAHRLGANEAPPAIISIFLGNQLSEILDRIEQTDCEKAIEVGSKTGYKMNGINHIPELFIDNTDRNRTSPFAFTGNRFEFRAVGSSANCAGAMIVLNTAVADQLTEFRRSVDKLMAGGATKEQAVFAVIKEYIRESRPIHFDGNGYSDEWKAEAASRGLDSETSVPLIFDRLLDDETVWMFSRTGVLDAVELHARAEVYWETYTKKIQIEARVLGDLAINHIVPVAARYQSMLLDKAAKIGSLDLPAVSKALAANDMEVIDKISNHILVIQESVRRMTEARKEANRIESEREKAIAYHDTVLPHFDTIRYHIDKLELMVDNEMWALPKYRELLFIR, from the coding sequence ATGTCTACATTGAGATTTCAAATGGTGGGGGAGGCGATTCGCAGAAAAGCCCTCGACGTGAAAGCGCCCGCAAACCACGTATCCGAATACTACGGCATAAACGTATTCAGCGGGGATAAGATGCGAAAATACCTCTCGTCCAAGGTGTGCGAAGCTCTGGAAGAGACAATGCGGGACGGTAAGCCGTTAAGCCGCGAGATAGCTGACAGCGTAGCAGCAGGCATGAAGCAGTGGGCTATGGACATGGGGGCCACACACTACACGCATTGGTTTCAGCCTCTCACGGGCGGGACGGCCGAGAAACACGATGCCTTTGTCGAGTACGACGGCAGGGGAGGCATGATCGAGGAATTCAGCGGTAAGCTGCTGATCCAGCAGGAACCCGATGCCTCGTCGTTTCCGAGCGGCGGTATCCGCAACACGTTCGAAGCGCGCGGGTACAGTGCGTGGGACGCTACTTCGCCGGCTTTCGTCGTCGACACGACGCTCTGCATACCGACCATTTTCATCTCCTATACAGGAGAGTCGCTCGACTACAAGGTTCCGCTGCTCAAGGCTCTGGAGGCCGTGAACAAAGCCGCGGTGGAGGTTTGCCGCCTGTTCGATCCGAAAGTGAACAAAGTGCACTCCTATCTGGGTTGGGAACAGGAGTATTTTCTCGTGGACGAAGGACTGTGGGCCGCACGTCCCGACCTGATGCTGACCGGACGTACGCTGATGGGCCACGAGAGCGCCAAGAACCAGCAGCTCGAAGACCATTACTTCGGGACGATCCCCACGCGGGTGATGGCCTTTATGAAGGATCTCGAATACGAGTGCTACAAGTTGGGCATTCCGGTCAAGACGCGACACAACGAAGTGGCTCCGAACCAGTTCGAGGTGGCTCCGATTTTCGAAGAAACCAATCTGGCCAATGACCACAACCTGCTGCTGATGTCCGTGATGCGTAAGGTAGCGCGCCGTCACTCGTTCCGCGTGTTGCTGCACGAGAAGCCTTTCAAGGGAATCAATGGCAGCGGCAAGCATAACAACTGGTCGTTGGGGACCGATACGGGCATCAATCTGCTCGCTCCGGGTAAGACAGCCGGGGAAAACCTGCAATTCATCGCATTCGTGGTCAACGTGATGATGGCCGTTCACAAACACAACGGACTGCTCAAAGCGGCGATTTCCAGCGCGACGAACGCCCACCGGCTGGGCGCGAACGAAGCGCCCCCCGCAATCATCTCGATCTTTTTGGGCAACCAGCTCTCGGAGATACTCGATCGGATCGAGCAGACGGATTGTGAAAAGGCGATAGAGGTAGGCAGTAAGACCGGCTACAAGATGAACGGTATCAATCATATTCCCGAGTTGTTCATCGACAATACGGACCGTAACCGCACCTCGCCGTTCGCCTTTACGGGTAATCGCTTCGAGTTCCGCGCCGTGGGGTCGTCGGCCAACTGTGCCGGGGCGATGATCGTGCTCAACACGGCGGTTGCCGACCAGCTCACCGAATTTCGTAGAAGTGTGGACAAGCTGATGGCCGGAGGGGCAACGAAAGAGCAGGCGGTCTTCGCCGTAATCAAAGAGTACATCCGCGAGAGCCGTCCGATCCACTTCGACGGTAATGGGTACAGCGACGAGTGGAAGGCCGAAGCGGCGAGCCGCGGACTGGACAGCGAAACCTCCGTACCGCTGATCTTCGACAGGCTGTTGGACGACGAGACGGTGTGGATGTTCTCCCGCACGGGCGTGCTCGACGCCGTTGAACTGCATGCGCGGGCCGAGGTCTATTGGGAGACTTATACGAAAAAGATACAGATCGAGGCGCGCGTATTGGGCGATCTGGCCATCAACCATATCGTGCCGGTGGCCGCGCGCTACCAGAGCATGCTGCTCGACAAGGCGGCCAAAATCGGTTCGCTCGACCTGCCGGCGGTGTCAAAAGCATTGGCGGCCAACGATATGGAGGTGATCGATAAGATATCGAACCACATTCTGGTTATTCAGGAGAGCGTGAGGAGAATGACCGAAGCGCGCAAAGAGGCCAACCGTATCGAGAGCGAACGTGAGAAAGCCATAGCCTATCACGACACGGTACTGCCGCATTTCGACACGATCCGTTACCATATCGACAAGCTCGAACTGATGGTAGACAACGAGATGTGGGCGCTTCCCAAATATCGGGAACTGCTCTTCATCCGGTAA
- the gltB gene encoding glutamate synthase large subunit encodes MNQNRQRQAKQGLYRPAYEHDACGVGLVVNVGGGKSHEIVENGLQVLEHMAHRGAEGADSKTGDGAGMMVQIPHEFILLQGIPVPEKGKYGVGVLFLPKDQAACAACLDLAASVIGREGLDLLAVRDVPVNSEILSDEARCSEPAIKQLFITGSEDQAALDTELYIAGKKIGRAAREAGMACYIASLSTRTMVYKGLLTSHQLRCYFPDLVNPYFTSGMALVHSRFSTNTFPTWELAQPFRMIGHNGEINTIQGNRAWMQTREPLLRSEVLGTVEGISPIVEEGMSDSASFDNVLEFFVRSGMSLPHALAMLVPESYNDKNPLPAELKSFYEYHSIWMEPWDGPATVIFSDGRYAGGMLDRNGLRPARYLITKSETMVIASETGVMGFDASQIREKGRLRPGKILMVDTEQGRILQDAEIKAALAAEHPYLEWLEKNRVILGTIASGRHVTHAVEGFDRMLRVFGYSAEDIERIIKPMSLHGTEPTASMGSDTPIAVLSEKPQRLFNYFRQQFAQVTNPPIDPLREELVMSLASYIGAVNGNILEPGPGMCKVVKLPSPIITNTELDILRNLRYKRFRTVTLPMLFEAGAGSRGMEQAVDELCLRAGRAVDEGYNYVIISDRGVNERLAPIPSLLALSAVHHYLIGVRKRSQIALIVESGEVCETMHVALLIGYGASAVNPYMAFGVLDDLVRRGEIQLDYPTAEKYYVKAINKGMLKIMSKMGISTIRSYRGAKLFNTLGLAQEVLDRYFGGGVSPIAGIGIEDITAEALAAHARGFGAETMEGAPLENTGIYKYRKGGEYHAWFPQTISRLQQSTRTGDYAKFKEYTHIADNEHPPVFLRDMLDFRRNPIDIERVEPEEAIMRRFVSGAISYGSISREAHEAIAVAMNRIGGRSNTGEGGEDPERYKTRPDGTSARSAIKQVASGRFGVNAEYLVNADEIQIKVAQGAKPGEGGQLPGFKVDKMIARTRHSIPGISLISPPPHHDIYSIEDLAQLIFDLKNVNPSARISVKLVSELGVGTVAAGVAKAKADMILISGSEGGTGASPASSIRHAGMPPELGLAEVQQTLVFNNLRGLVSLQVDGQLKTGRDVILSALLGAEEFGFATSVMIVLGCVMKRECHLNTCPMGVATQDAKLRERFRGHADYLVNFFTFLAREVREYLAEMGFEKIDDIVGRTDLLVERSRSEGSKAVRVDLARLMVAPGTDDDRALRRTAVQDHGLERVEDLSLISLTRPALTAAMPVHLDMPIRNTDRSVGAMLSGEIARRYGAAGLSDETIRIAFHGSAGQSFGAFLEKGVTFALEGDANDYLGKGLSGGKIVVRPPQGSTFAPEENIIAGNTLLYGATAGEVYINGQVGERFCVRNSGAVAVVEGVGDHGCEYMTGGRAVILGPTGRNFAAGMSGGIAYVWDRDGNFDFFCNMEMVELTLAGEEAADIHELHSLITAHLRHTGSPLAQRILDNWSIYADQFIKVMPIEYKKVLHDERIEQLNSKIARVERDY; translated from the coding sequence ATGAATCAAAATAGACAGAGGCAGGCGAAGCAAGGATTGTATCGGCCGGCCTATGAGCATGACGCGTGCGGTGTGGGACTGGTGGTCAACGTGGGGGGAGGAAAGTCGCACGAGATCGTCGAAAACGGACTGCAGGTTTTGGAACACATGGCCCATCGCGGGGCCGAGGGTGCCGATAGCAAAACAGGCGATGGAGCCGGAATGATGGTTCAGATCCCGCACGAGTTCATCCTCCTGCAGGGAATTCCGGTACCCGAGAAGGGCAAATACGGTGTGGGGGTCCTCTTTCTGCCCAAAGACCAGGCGGCTTGTGCCGCTTGTCTCGATTTGGCCGCATCGGTGATCGGTCGCGAGGGGCTCGACCTGCTGGCGGTACGCGATGTACCCGTCAACAGCGAGATTCTGAGTGACGAGGCGCGGTGTAGTGAACCGGCCATCAAACAGCTTTTCATTACGGGAAGCGAAGATCAGGCAGCGCTCGATACCGAGCTCTACATCGCGGGCAAGAAGATCGGCCGAGCGGCCCGCGAGGCAGGCATGGCTTGCTACATCGCCAGCCTCTCCACGCGCACGATGGTTTATAAGGGGTTGCTCACCTCGCACCAGTTGCGCTGTTACTTTCCCGATCTGGTGAACCCCTATTTCACAAGCGGGATGGCGCTGGTCCATTCACGTTTCAGCACCAACACCTTTCCGACATGGGAGTTAGCCCAACCTTTCCGGATGATTGGTCACAACGGCGAGATCAATACCATACAGGGTAACCGGGCGTGGATGCAGACACGCGAGCCACTACTGCGCTCCGAGGTGCTGGGAACCGTAGAAGGGATCAGTCCGATCGTCGAAGAGGGAATGAGCGACAGCGCGTCGTTCGATAACGTACTGGAATTTTTCGTCCGTTCGGGCATGTCGTTGCCACATGCGCTGGCCATGCTCGTACCTGAGAGTTACAACGACAAGAATCCGCTTCCCGCCGAGTTGAAAAGTTTTTATGAATACCACAGTATTTGGATGGAGCCATGGGATGGCCCGGCGACCGTCATTTTTTCGGACGGCCGCTACGCGGGCGGTATGCTCGATCGAAACGGCCTGCGTCCGGCACGATACCTGATCACCAAAAGCGAGACCATGGTCATCGCCTCCGAGACCGGCGTAATGGGATTCGATGCCTCGCAGATTCGAGAGAAGGGACGTCTGCGCCCTGGCAAGATACTGATGGTGGATACCGAGCAGGGACGTATTCTGCAGGATGCCGAAATCAAAGCGGCGCTCGCAGCGGAGCACCCTTATTTGGAATGGCTCGAGAAGAACCGGGTAATCCTCGGTACGATCGCTTCGGGACGGCACGTAACGCACGCCGTGGAGGGATTCGATCGCATGCTACGCGTATTCGGATATAGCGCGGAGGATATCGAACGGATCATTAAGCCGATGAGCTTGCACGGCACGGAACCGACGGCCTCGATGGGCAGCGATACGCCAATCGCTGTGCTCTCGGAGAAACCCCAACGATTGTTCAACTACTTTCGCCAGCAGTTCGCGCAGGTGACTAATCCTCCGATCGATCCGCTGCGCGAGGAATTGGTCATGTCATTGGCCAGTTATATCGGAGCTGTAAACGGCAATATCCTCGAGCCAGGCCCCGGCATGTGCAAAGTGGTCAAGCTGCCCAGTCCCATCATCACCAACACCGAGCTCGATATCCTACGAAACCTGCGCTATAAACGGTTCCGAACCGTAACCCTACCGATGCTTTTCGAGGCCGGCGCGGGCAGCCGCGGCATGGAGCAGGCCGTGGATGAGTTGTGTCTTCGGGCCGGGCGGGCCGTGGACGAGGGGTACAACTACGTGATCATAAGCGACCGGGGCGTAAACGAGCGTCTGGCTCCGATCCCGTCGCTGCTGGCTCTTTCGGCTGTGCATCATTACCTGATCGGAGTACGCAAACGGTCGCAGATCGCACTGATCGTCGAGAGCGGCGAGGTATGCGAGACAATGCACGTGGCCCTGCTCATCGGCTACGGGGCGAGTGCAGTCAACCCCTACATGGCCTTCGGTGTGTTGGACGATTTGGTACGCCGGGGCGAGATACAACTCGACTACCCGACGGCCGAGAAGTATTATGTCAAGGCGATCAACAAGGGAATGCTCAAGATCATGTCGAAGATGGGTATCTCCACGATCCGCAGCTATCGCGGGGCCAAACTATTCAATACATTGGGCCTGGCACAGGAAGTGCTTGACCGCTATTTCGGGGGCGGAGTGTCTCCGATCGCGGGAATTGGCATCGAAGACATCACTGCCGAGGCGCTGGCCGCCCATGCGCGGGGTTTCGGCGCAGAGACGATGGAGGGTGCGCCGCTTGAAAACACCGGTATCTACAAATACCGCAAAGGAGGCGAATACCATGCATGGTTCCCCCAGACCATCTCCCGGCTCCAACAATCCACCCGTACGGGAGACTACGCCAAGTTCAAGGAGTACACGCATATCGCCGACAATGAGCACCCGCCCGTTTTTCTGCGCGACATGCTCGATTTCAGACGTAATCCGATCGACATAGAGCGGGTCGAGCCGGAGGAGGCAATTATGCGACGTTTCGTGTCGGGGGCTATATCGTACGGCTCGATCAGTCGCGAGGCACACGAGGCGATCGCCGTAGCGATGAATCGCATCGGCGGACGCAGCAATACGGGTGAAGGGGGGGAGGACCCGGAACGTTACAAGACGCGTCCCGACGGGACTTCGGCCCGCAGTGCGATCAAGCAGGTGGCCTCGGGACGATTCGGAGTCAACGCGGAATATTTGGTAAACGCCGACGAGATACAGATCAAAGTGGCGCAAGGGGCTAAACCCGGCGAGGGCGGACAGCTGCCCGGCTTCAAAGTCGACAAGATGATCGCCCGCACTCGTCATTCGATTCCCGGCATCTCGCTTATATCGCCACCGCCACATCACGACATTTACTCGATCGAGGATCTCGCACAGCTAATTTTCGACCTGAAGAACGTCAATCCTTCGGCACGTATCAGCGTCAAGCTCGTTTCTGAATTGGGCGTAGGGACGGTGGCCGCCGGCGTGGCCAAGGCCAAGGCCGACATGATCCTCATCAGCGGTAGCGAAGGCGGTACGGGCGCCAGTCCGGCCAGTTCGATTCGCCATGCCGGGATGCCACCCGAATTGGGGCTTGCCGAGGTACAGCAGACGCTTGTATTCAACAACCTGCGCGGTCTTGTTTCCCTGCAGGTAGACGGACAGCTCAAAACGGGACGCGACGTGATCCTCAGTGCGTTGCTCGGAGCCGAGGAGTTCGGTTTTGCCACCAGCGTAATGATCGTGCTGGGATGTGTGATGAAGCGCGAGTGCCATCTCAACACCTGCCCGATGGGTGTGGCTACGCAGGATGCGAAACTGCGCGAGCGATTCCGCGGCCATGCGGACTATCTGGTCAACTTCTTTACCTTTCTTGCTCGCGAAGTGCGTGAATATTTGGCCGAGATGGGCTTCGAGAAGATCGACGATATTGTGGGGCGTACCGATCTGCTCGTTGAACGCTCCCGGTCCGAGGGATCGAAAGCGGTCCGGGTAGATCTTGCACGACTGATGGTTGCGCCGGGGACAGATGACGATCGGGCATTACGCCGTACTGCCGTACAGGACCATGGGCTCGAAAGAGTCGAGGACCTGTCTCTGATCTCGCTGACCCGTCCGGCCCTTACGGCAGCCATGCCGGTACATCTCGACATGCCGATTCGTAACACGGACCGTTCGGTAGGAGCGATGCTTTCGGGCGAGATCGCCCGGCGTTACGGAGCCGCAGGGCTCTCTGACGAGACGATACGGATCGCATTCCACGGCTCGGCCGGACAGAGTTTCGGTGCTTTCCTCGAAAAAGGCGTAACCTTCGCGCTCGAAGGCGATGCGAACGACTACCTCGGCAAGGGGCTCTCGGGCGGAAAGATCGTCGTGCGCCCCCCGCAGGGTTCCACATTCGCCCCGGAAGAGAACATCATCGCCGGCAATACGTTGCTTTACGGGGCTACGGCTGGCGAAGTGTACATCAACGGTCAGGTGGGCGAGCGGTTTTGTGTCCGTAACAGCGGTGCGGTAGCTGTCGTCGAGGGGGTCGGTGACCACGGGTGCGAGTATATGACCGGCGGCCGCGCTGTAATCCTCGGGCCGACAGGCCGCAACTTCGCGGCCGGGATGAGTGGAGGAATAGCTTATGTGTGGGACCGCGACGGTAATTTCGACTTTTTCTGTAACATGGAGATGGTCGAACTGACACTCGCGGGCGAAGAAGCGGCCGACATACACGAACTGCACAGCCTCATCACGGCACATCTTCGCCATACCGGAAGCCCGTTGGCGCAGCGCATACTCGACAATTGGAGCATATACGCGGACCAGTTCATCAAGGTCATGCCGATCGAATACAAAAAAGTATTGCACGACGAGCGGATCGAGCAACTCAATTCCAAAATCGCCCGTGTCGAACGGGATTATTAG
- a CDS encoding sialate O-acetylesterase, whose amino-acid sequence MNLKKIGILCLGLMAGGLLQAKVRLASVFGSDMVLQRQCEAPLWGWAEPGAEVAVTGSWDGSTVRTRCGADGKWMLKLKTPDAGGPYTVTVSDGEAVTLENVLIGEVWICSGQSNMEMPVGGWGRVRDYAREIESADWPRIRLFGVKRVSSLAPREDVQVVGGGWQPCSPRTVPDFSAAGYFFARELHKALGVPVGVINTSWGGTVAESWMSPEALATHSDFAERVEQVRSAGADESRLWAGFRDDSARWEQVVAQRDPAYRDGKCLWKERSFDDSDWDTIALPAYFDAECLPGHDGIVWLRRRIEIPARWRGRDLTLRLSYVDDRDVTYFNGVQVGAIHALEQERVYRVPGRLVEGGEAVIAIRVLDTGGDGGLNYDGPSLRLSLSDDRYIPLSGPWRYRVGSKLADLPVPPVQPDFNPHQPTALYHSMLRPLVPLAFRGAVWYQGESNAWRAEQYGTLFPLLVEDWRSCWGRDFPFLFVQLANFGARHDEPAASQWAELREAQSEALHLDGTAMAVAIDIGEDDNIHPKNKQELGRRLALIARARVYGESVACSGPVYRTYRIEGDKIRIRFDEAEGLAVRDGRVLRGFAVAGADRRFRWAEAAIDGCDVVVGSPEVPYPLAVRYGWDDNPDCNLINASGLPASPFRTDRWPGITTGKK is encoded by the coding sequence ATGAATCTGAAAAAAATAGGTATTCTTTGTTTGGGACTGATGGCGGGCGGTTTGCTGCAGGCCAAAGTCCGTTTGGCTTCCGTTTTCGGCAGCGACATGGTTTTGCAGCGGCAGTGCGAGGCGCCTCTTTGGGGCTGGGCCGAACCGGGGGCCGAGGTGGCGGTGACCGGGTCGTGGGACGGATCGACCGTCCGAACCCGTTGCGGAGCGGACGGAAAATGGATGCTGAAGCTGAAAACTCCCGACGCGGGAGGACCTTATACGGTTACCGTTTCGGACGGGGAGGCCGTTACGTTGGAGAACGTGCTGATCGGCGAGGTGTGGATCTGCTCGGGGCAGTCCAATATGGAGATGCCGGTAGGAGGATGGGGCCGCGTGCGCGATTATGCCCGCGAGATCGAAAGCGCCGACTGGCCTCGGATACGTCTGTTCGGCGTCAAGCGGGTTTCCAGTTTGGCTCCGAGGGAAGATGTACAGGTCGTAGGCGGAGGCTGGCAGCCCTGCTCGCCGCGGACGGTTCCCGACTTCTCCGCCGCCGGTTACTTTTTCGCCCGCGAGTTGCATAAGGCGCTCGGAGTCCCTGTCGGAGTGATCAATACTTCGTGGGGAGGTACGGTGGCCGAGTCGTGGATGAGTCCCGAGGCGCTGGCCACGCATTCCGATTTTGCGGAGCGCGTCGAGCAGGTTCGCTCGGCCGGGGCCGACGAGAGCCGGTTATGGGCCGGATTCCGCGATGACTCGGCTCGCTGGGAGCAGGTTGTCGCGCAGCGCGATCCGGCGTATCGGGACGGAAAGTGTCTGTGGAAGGAGCGATCTTTCGACGACAGCGACTGGGATACGATCGCTCTGCCCGCCTATTTCGATGCGGAGTGTCTGCCGGGCCACGACGGGATCGTCTGGCTGCGCCGGCGGATCGAGATACCGGCCCGCTGGCGGGGGCGCGACCTGACCCTTCGCCTTAGCTACGTAGACGACAGGGACGTGACTTATTTCAACGGAGTGCAGGTCGGCGCGATCCATGCGTTGGAGCAGGAGCGCGTCTATCGGGTGCCGGGCAGGCTGGTCGAGGGGGGCGAGGCGGTCATCGCGATCCGTGTGCTCGACACCGGAGGCGACGGCGGGCTCAATTACGACGGCCCGTCGCTTCGCCTGAGTCTGTCCGACGACCGGTATATACCGCTGTCCGGCCCGTGGAGATACCGGGTCGGAAGCAAGTTGGCCGATTTGCCTGTTCCGCCCGTTCAGCCCGATTTCAATCCGCATCAGCCGACGGCGCTTTACCATTCGATGCTTCGTCCGCTCGTTCCGCTGGCCTTTCGGGGCGCAGTATGGTATCAGGGCGAGTCGAACGCATGGCGGGCCGAGCAGTACGGGACGCTTTTCCCGTTGCTCGTCGAGGACTGGCGCTCGTGCTGGGGGCGCGATTTCCCGTTTCTGTTCGTGCAGCTGGCTAATTTCGGAGCGCGGCACGACGAGCCTGCCGCTTCACAGTGGGCCGAGCTGAGAGAGGCTCAGTCCGAGGCGCTGCATCTCGACGGAACCGCTATGGCCGTGGCGATCGATATCGGCGAGGACGACAATATTCATCCGAAGAATAAGCAGGAGCTGGGCCGCCGTTTGGCCCTGATTGCCCGTGCCCGGGTGTACGGCGAGTCGGTGGCATGCAGCGGTCCCGTGTACCGGACCTATCGGATCGAAGGCGATAAGATCCGGATCCGGTTCGACGAGGCCGAAGGGCTGGCGGTGCGGGACGGCCGTGTCCTCCGCGGGTTCGCTGTCGCAGGGGCCGATCGCCGGTTCCGTTGGGCCGAGGCTGCGATCGACGGATGCGACGTGGTGGTCGGCTCGCCCGAGGTCCCGTATCCTTTGGCCGTTCGCTACGGCTGGGACGACAATCCGGACTGCAATCTGATCAATGCTTCCGGACTGCCGGCCTCGCCGTTCCGGACCGACCGCTGGCCGGGAATCACGACCGGCAAGAAATAA